A single window of Streptomyces aquilus DNA harbors:
- a CDS encoding ParB/RepB/Spo0J family partition protein: MATAVSTPSTEPVPPEEEAAATQIVLLDPAQVVRDECNARESDTEPDEELIASVKEIGVEETISVRPRPDGTYGAFKGWRRAQAQQIANATAEQDGRPARRIKAHVREDLVGRDGWTRFLSLVENKHREGMSERDILKSQELSLIDMSDIERKQAARALGVSRHAAKHAKAAQKLDDATLRRAAAGGMDLEQTAQLAEVEHVSGAERRLLRALGRDQEEGNGGRGHWDQELALLKAEQEDADARARAVEDLKEAGIPLLREPGWGQKDPSRPLAELTTGLGNPLTEDNHQGCPGHSARLDDEHQPVWHCADPAAYGHKVRPQPKKPRTAQDEQRAEERRKVIACNRAWKAAAGPRQDFVARLVRMKTLPEAARVFAQETVLTVPYFYSSWTDKHESATVARFLGIKEPEHADLSQTAAQLPKARVVNALFAHVAAACEYHIREPKTWSHLTAQQARYLLLLETLGQDDNGSYRLSEVEDEAVARHRPDTAA, translated from the coding sequence ATGGCCACCGCCGTCTCGACCCCGTCCACCGAACCCGTCCCGCCCGAGGAGGAGGCCGCCGCAACGCAGATCGTCCTGCTCGACCCGGCGCAGGTGGTGCGCGACGAGTGCAACGCCCGCGAGAGCGACACCGAACCGGACGAGGAGCTGATCGCCTCCGTCAAGGAGATCGGTGTCGAGGAGACCATCAGTGTCCGGCCCCGCCCCGACGGCACCTACGGTGCGTTCAAAGGCTGGCGGCGTGCACAGGCGCAGCAGATCGCCAACGCCACCGCCGAGCAGGACGGCCGCCCGGCGCGCAGGATCAAGGCGCACGTGCGCGAGGACCTGGTCGGCCGGGACGGCTGGACCCGGTTTTTGTCCCTGGTCGAGAACAAGCACCGCGAGGGGATGAGCGAGCGCGACATCCTCAAGTCGCAGGAGCTGTCCCTGATCGACATGAGCGACATCGAGAGGAAGCAGGCCGCCAGGGCTCTCGGCGTCAGCCGCCACGCCGCCAAGCACGCCAAGGCGGCGCAGAAGCTCGATGACGCCACTCTGCGCCGGGCTGCGGCCGGGGGCATGGACCTGGAGCAGACCGCCCAGCTCGCCGAGGTCGAGCACGTGAGCGGCGCGGAGCGCCGTCTGCTGCGCGCGCTGGGGCGTGACCAGGAGGAAGGCAACGGCGGGCGCGGCCACTGGGACCAGGAGCTGGCGCTCCTCAAGGCCGAGCAGGAAGACGCCGACGCCCGGGCCAGGGCCGTGGAAGACCTCAAGGAGGCGGGCATCCCGCTGCTGAGGGAGCCGGGCTGGGGGCAGAAGGACCCCTCCAGGCCGCTGGCCGAGCTGACCACCGGGCTGGGCAACCCGCTCACCGAGGACAACCACCAGGGCTGCCCCGGTCACAGCGCCCGCCTCGACGACGAGCACCAGCCGGTGTGGCACTGCGCCGACCCTGCCGCCTACGGCCACAAGGTCCGCCCCCAGCCGAAGAAGCCCAGGACGGCGCAGGACGAGCAGCGGGCGGAGGAGCGGCGCAAGGTCATCGCCTGCAACCGGGCGTGGAAGGCCGCCGCCGGTCCCCGTCAGGACTTCGTCGCCCGGCTCGTGCGCATGAAGACCCTGCCGGAGGCGGCCCGCGTCTTCGCGCAGGAGACCGTGCTCACCGTCCCGTACTTCTACAGCTCCTGGACCGACAAGCACGAGAGCGCGACCGTGGCCCGCTTTCTGGGCATCAAGGAACCCGAGCACGCCGACCTGTCGCAGACAGCAGCGCAGCTGCCCAAGGCACGCGTCGTCAACGCGCTGTTCGCGCACGTCGCCGCCGCCTGCGAGTACCACATCCGCGAGCCCAAGACCTGGTCGCACCTCACCGCCCAGCAGGCCCGCTACCTGCTGCTCCTCGAAACGCTCGGCCAGGACGACAACGGCAGCTACCGGCTGTCTGAGGTCGAGGACGAGGCAGTCGCCCGCCACCGGCCCGACACCGCCGCCTGA
- a CDS encoding cell envelope biogenesis protein OmpA → MHAIPQRCADRPLAGGLVVPYVTLIHGGHAAFGVLDADKAHAAFLGRLCQICEQPLDERCFLLVRPADVLQGCSPEPALHPECLPYTADHCPMLNGSRTHYRRSPILASHPAGRPCSDLSCRCLSRTTDEGHAARSASPADRYEAWMIHTPNYRLVFPPERPEMPSGISLDAPVLRRRLLRTATLTPDQQRLMNLFNGLMNGA, encoded by the coding sequence ATGCATGCGATCCCCCAACGCTGTGCCGACCGTCCGCTCGCCGGCGGGCTGGTGGTGCCGTACGTGACCCTGATCCACGGCGGTCACGCCGCCTTCGGTGTCCTCGACGCCGACAAGGCCCACGCCGCCTTCCTCGGGCGCCTGTGCCAGATCTGCGAACAGCCATTGGACGAACGGTGCTTCCTGCTGGTGCGCCCGGCCGACGTCCTCCAGGGCTGCTCCCCGGAACCGGCGCTGCACCCCGAGTGCCTGCCCTATACCGCCGACCACTGCCCGATGCTCAACGGCAGCCGCACGCACTACCGCCGCAGCCCCATCCTGGCCAGCCACCCGGCCGGACGGCCGTGTTCCGATCTGTCCTGCCGGTGCCTGTCCCGAACGACGGACGAAGGGCACGCCGCCCGCAGCGCCAGCCCCGCCGACCGGTACGAGGCCTGGATGATCCACACCCCCAACTACCGCCTGGTCTTCCCGCCCGAGCGCCCCGAGATGCCCTCCGGCATCAGCCTCGACGCACCCGTCCTGCGCCGGCGCCTGCTGCGCACCGCCACCCTCACCCCCGACCAGCAACGCCTGATGAACCTCTTCAACGGCCTCATGAACGGGGCCTGA
- a CDS encoding single-stranded DNA-binding protein, with the protein MAPSVTHVSGTVTGDVEVRFTRDGIAVCRFRLTETPTQWDATAQKWRDLEPIPYICTAWRDLATNATESLTDGVSILVKGRITGLKDDSIYLSVDDLGISLRRRIAYTETSLPSPIAARPYTATPPPQPATAPPAPSRPGSPPWWEQKRA; encoded by the coding sequence ATGGCCCCGTCCGTCACGCACGTGTCCGGCACCGTCACCGGTGACGTGGAAGTCCGCTTCACCCGCGACGGCATCGCCGTCTGCCGGTTCCGTCTCACCGAGACCCCCACGCAGTGGGATGCCACCGCGCAGAAGTGGCGTGACCTGGAGCCGATCCCCTACATCTGCACCGCCTGGCGCGACCTGGCCACCAACGCCACCGAATCGCTCACCGACGGGGTCAGCATCCTGGTCAAAGGACGCATCACCGGTCTCAAGGACGACTCGATCTACCTGAGCGTCGACGACCTCGGCATCAGCCTGCGCAGGCGTATCGCCTACACCGAGACCAGCCTGCCCAGCCCCATCGCCGCCCGCCCCTACACCGCAACCCCGCCGCCGCAGCCCGCCACCGCACCCCCGGCCCCCAGCCGACCGGGCAGCCCCCCGTGGTGGGAGCAGAAACGGGCCTAG
- a CDS encoding CU044_2847 family protein yields MGGSVQDAGRMDGSDERLVLLDVDGQRVYMAVQELDSRYGDEREVSGRVRRRLDEALEGLTSTARAVVTQLRQSEATRVRVQFGCEFALESGSVVAVVGKARTSSAFTVELEWEQPPTP; encoded by the coding sequence ATGGGGGGAAGCGTGCAGGACGCGGGACGCATGGACGGCTCGGACGAGCGTCTGGTCCTGCTCGACGTGGACGGGCAGCGCGTCTACATGGCCGTACAAGAGCTGGACAGCAGGTACGGCGACGAGCGGGAGGTCTCGGGGCGGGTTCGGCGGCGACTGGACGAGGCCCTGGAAGGGCTGACAAGCACTGCACGGGCCGTGGTGACCCAGCTGCGGCAGAGCGAAGCCACGCGCGTGCGGGTCCAGTTCGGCTGCGAGTTCGCGCTCGAATCTGGATCTGTCGTCGCCGTGGTCGGCAAGGCGCGCACCTCCTCGGCCTTCACGGTGGAGCTGGAATGGGAGCAGCCGCCGACTCCGTGA
- a CDS encoding DNA-processing protein DprA yields the protein MPTPALSERAARAALAAHFAPGQLAADLNEYTAAEVWDRRLGGDGSGLLSSYRPREELAQAELTCRFIIPSDEEWPTALADLGPACPPGLWVRGREHLPRLTGSAVAVTGNRVPTEQAVTRAHDFATALAEADHTVTATLAYGIDSTAHQAAAETGAASLAVLPRGLDGAHPHTHAPLLRSVLDSGGAAVSLYRPGTEASGATLKASAVLLAALARAVILVEALDHVVAMYTAETAVGLHRPLLAAPATGDVRSSGNARLIDKQLAVSSLDPRLPLALPHARVARARDVAHGDLLLAAVGEERADYFTTPYIAHPEPFDPSCGCGVCCLVTAPGEVVVLSQGDPWESCDPWPADDRLLIVSAQRLTDRPLEE from the coding sequence ATGCCCACACCCGCCCTGTCCGAACGAGCCGCACGCGCCGCGCTCGCCGCCCACTTCGCGCCCGGCCAACTCGCCGCCGACCTCAACGAGTACACCGCGGCCGAGGTGTGGGACCGCCGCCTCGGCGGCGACGGCAGCGGGCTCCTTTCCTCCTACCGGCCGCGCGAGGAACTCGCCCAAGCAGAGCTGACCTGCAGGTTCATCATCCCCTCGGATGAGGAGTGGCCCACCGCCCTCGCTGATCTGGGGCCCGCGTGCCCGCCGGGCCTGTGGGTCCGCGGCCGCGAACACCTGCCGCGGCTGACCGGCAGTGCCGTCGCCGTGACCGGCAACCGGGTCCCCACCGAGCAGGCCGTGACCCGCGCGCACGATTTCGCCACCGCCCTCGCCGAGGCCGATCACACAGTCACCGCCACGCTCGCCTACGGCATCGACTCCACCGCCCACCAGGCCGCCGCCGAGACGGGCGCCGCGTCCCTCGCCGTCCTGCCGCGCGGCCTGGACGGCGCCCACCCACACACGCACGCCCCGCTGCTGCGCTCCGTCCTCGACAGCGGCGGTGCGGCCGTCAGCCTCTACCGGCCCGGCACCGAAGCCAGCGGCGCGACGCTGAAGGCCAGCGCCGTCCTGCTGGCCGCGCTCGCCCGGGCGGTGATCCTCGTCGAGGCCCTGGACCACGTCGTGGCGATGTACACAGCCGAGACCGCGGTCGGCCTCCACCGGCCCCTGCTCGCCGCGCCCGCCACCGGCGACGTCCGCTCCAGCGGCAACGCCCGCCTCATCGACAAGCAGCTCGCCGTCAGCAGCCTTGACCCCCGTCTCCCGCTCGCTCTGCCGCACGCGCGCGTGGCCCGCGCCCGCGACGTCGCGCACGGCGACCTGCTCCTGGCCGCGGTCGGCGAGGAGAGAGCCGACTACTTCACCACCCCCTACATCGCCCACCCCGAGCCCTTCGACCCATCGTGCGGCTGCGGCGTGTGCTGCCTCGTCACGGCGCCCGGCGAGGTGGTGGTGCTGTCCCAGGGCGACCCCTGGGAGTCCTGCGACCCGTGGCCCGCCGATGACCGCCTTCTCATCGTCTCCGCCCAGCGGCTGACCGACCGGCCCCTCGAGGAGTGA
- a CDS encoding trypco2 family protein yields MVSLRIRPMGKQVLVVVNNGGACAGPMPEAEAKCLQVLAEQNAGAVTMSSGGAGEDWLDLADAVALLRSQIAEAQARIDDPQGAGDKGVRFEIGEITVDLGMELTRTRGADGQLRFSVFGVDLGAGSLA; encoded by the coding sequence GTGGTGTCTTTGCGAATCCGCCCTATGGGCAAACAGGTTTTGGTAGTCGTAAACAACGGCGGCGCCTGCGCGGGGCCGATGCCGGAGGCGGAAGCAAAGTGTCTGCAAGTGCTTGCGGAGCAAAACGCAGGGGCGGTGACAATGAGTTCGGGCGGTGCAGGTGAGGACTGGTTGGACCTGGCGGATGCGGTGGCGTTGTTGCGGAGCCAGATAGCCGAAGCACAGGCGCGGATCGATGATCCGCAAGGGGCGGGCGATAAGGGTGTGCGGTTCGAAATCGGTGAAATCACCGTTGACTTGGGGATGGAGCTGACACGAACCCGGGGTGCTGACGGCCAGCTGCGGTTCAGCGTATTCGGCGTAGATCTGGGCGCAGGGTCCCTTGCATGA
- a CDS encoding trypsin-like peptidase domain-containing protein, which yields MGAAADSVIPAELTGWEGLLKAATLRLEPPSGDVGTGFVIADGLVATCAHVVAKNERTLPKRIRGKVVALDRELILEPVPGSYVRDRDGGLDLVLLRIVEPSGSPAPPLQPVLTSNKVEIGDDLWTYGHPVRGFLGQTATLRYQGTDRRSDRPGGPWLPHAEGLVGEGCSGSAVINLRTGAVCGMVSTSNLSTSVHLVPVAEILARCPAGADRTAVKGEWPWRLNPGQLEAGGWRQPTALLLDYLKGARKAADGQHPYPMIEGEPPRTLSMVYVSPSVGSEESAEEPGPSGNERIPAEDLFQLDQDILLIGAPGAGKSSLLRHAVTELAARWKPPDWHDLVPVRVDARDLDKDFPLAAIAEAVDTEILPPSASGWPREWFKGPPVPATRWLILVDGLDEVGGPQARERVIQRITALRELSVGDNYRFLVTTRPLPTEELPPNLRRFDLLPLDPRQLSDFATRWLTALKVRQPVDAAALFLERLEASGMTEPARTPLMASMLCQLFKADQDLPLPRGRSAVYRKFVTAVQGRKRWKRSDSPWPQLRQAAIEEYKDVGDAALTGLRDALPDLVQRLAYERHYGSKESAVQLLTKWSAELGHKGLSEEEWADLRGVALPELLRAGGLLRQRRDDFVFIHQTFAEYLTARWIAKDTQRSTKEFRRVFGHDPRWPAWALGLARDSDPAATSVVRFLVDAWGQEEQRGLQSTLRRLAVRNGGATLIATLVADGSKVDEEARDTAVSVLHDAALDLDHEAAVALARMGDERGVKILAETAEQHRSLDYRLNAARGLADLGDPRGIKALRAMAADSTGRGTIAAAEELVRRGDPYGTSVLVRIARGPEDAAALWLEAARTMLRLQLSKGTEVLLARLTDTGASSSARIQAAQHLDGRHAGTIAETLTELIRGGPPPDDSLRALSLLPSLFHRNPQGDAVLGGLAEDPRLPVRVRIEAARSVHDAERRERLLMAAVADPDATSALKLQALEHLPAVKGRHITDMLLSIVNDHSVSIDVRCSAAHRLPSSPEPRARIQEALTALLTHPELPQRRRSALLEYTASWWLPPAAGGLHAPDTSPWWSVTVSTMITDGPRDEGECRELITQLGHAGAWSQLTLLAETQPLSGRLRLLAARRATAITARQGPRGDVRLALARSLSLDPRYRLLAFGEVAWDVSVRMAVRSADLTRVVADGLTEFARVVVDAVRTAVDWVLTALIRLPFIALLAVLPFAVAVAANAFGTACMAPDPPEDWKLRVYFGVTALLVTTLYLGASGTCGMRRKGRKVILYGLLAGAGFGLLRLPEPAILNDMGTYLAAVIPWDRPWQI from the coding sequence ATGGGAGCAGCCGCCGACTCCGTGATCCCGGCCGAACTGACCGGCTGGGAGGGACTCCTCAAGGCGGCGACCTTACGGCTCGAACCGCCCTCTGGTGACGTCGGCACCGGATTTGTCATCGCCGACGGCTTGGTGGCGACCTGCGCACACGTCGTCGCCAAGAACGAGCGCACGCTGCCCAAGCGGATACGCGGCAAAGTCGTCGCCCTCGACCGAGAACTCATCCTGGAGCCCGTGCCCGGCTCGTATGTCCGGGACCGGGACGGCGGTCTCGACCTCGTATTGCTGCGCATCGTCGAACCCTCCGGCAGCCCTGCCCCACCCCTTCAGCCGGTTCTCACGTCGAACAAGGTCGAGATCGGCGACGATCTGTGGACGTACGGCCATCCGGTCCGCGGCTTCTTGGGCCAGACCGCCACCCTGCGCTACCAGGGCACGGATCGGCGCAGCGACCGGCCGGGCGGGCCCTGGCTGCCGCACGCGGAGGGGCTCGTGGGCGAGGGATGCAGCGGCAGCGCCGTGATCAACCTCCGTACCGGCGCGGTGTGCGGCATGGTGAGCACCTCCAACCTCAGCACCAGCGTCCATCTGGTGCCGGTGGCGGAGATCCTGGCGCGCTGCCCCGCGGGAGCCGACCGGACGGCCGTCAAAGGCGAATGGCCGTGGCGGCTGAACCCCGGCCAACTGGAAGCCGGTGGCTGGCGGCAGCCGACCGCTCTGTTGCTGGACTATCTGAAGGGCGCCAGGAAGGCGGCCGACGGACAGCACCCGTATCCGATGATCGAGGGAGAGCCGCCCAGGACCCTGTCCATGGTCTACGTCAGTCCGAGCGTCGGCTCGGAGGAGTCCGCCGAGGAACCGGGCCCCTCGGGGAACGAGCGGATCCCGGCCGAGGATCTGTTCCAGCTCGACCAGGACATCCTGCTGATCGGTGCCCCCGGCGCGGGCAAATCGAGCCTGCTCCGGCACGCTGTCACCGAGTTAGCTGCCCGGTGGAAGCCCCCGGACTGGCACGACCTGGTTCCCGTCCGAGTGGACGCCCGGGACTTGGACAAGGACTTTCCGCTGGCCGCGATCGCCGAAGCCGTGGACACTGAGATCCTGCCACCCTCTGCTAGCGGCTGGCCTCGCGAGTGGTTCAAAGGACCCCCGGTACCGGCCACGCGCTGGCTGATCCTTGTCGACGGGCTCGACGAGGTCGGTGGCCCGCAGGCCCGCGAGAGGGTCATCCAGAGGATCACCGCACTGCGCGAGCTGAGTGTGGGCGACAATTATCGCTTCCTGGTGACGACGCGGCCCCTGCCGACCGAGGAGCTGCCCCCCAATCTGCGCCGGTTCGACCTGCTGCCACTGGACCCGCGTCAGCTGTCCGACTTCGCCACCCGCTGGCTGACGGCTCTGAAGGTTCGCCAGCCAGTGGACGCGGCGGCTCTCTTCCTGGAGCGTCTCGAAGCCTCCGGGATGACGGAGCCGGCCAGGACGCCGCTGATGGCGTCCATGCTGTGCCAGCTGTTCAAGGCAGACCAGGACTTGCCGCTGCCGCGCGGTCGCAGCGCCGTATATCGGAAGTTCGTCACAGCGGTCCAGGGCCGGAAACGCTGGAAGCGGAGCGACAGCCCGTGGCCCCAACTGCGACAAGCCGCCATCGAGGAGTACAAAGACGTCGGTGACGCGGCACTGACCGGTCTTCGCGATGCGTTGCCCGATCTGGTCCAGCGTCTCGCCTACGAACGCCACTACGGCAGCAAGGAATCGGCCGTGCAGCTCCTGACCAAGTGGTCGGCCGAACTCGGCCACAAGGGACTGTCGGAGGAGGAATGGGCCGACCTGCGCGGCGTCGCCCTGCCCGAACTCCTCCGTGCCGGCGGGCTCCTGCGCCAGCGGCGCGACGACTTCGTCTTCATCCACCAGACCTTCGCCGAGTACCTCACAGCGCGATGGATCGCCAAGGACACCCAACGCAGCACCAAGGAGTTCCGCCGGGTCTTTGGCCACGACCCACGATGGCCCGCCTGGGCCCTGGGCCTCGCGCGCGACTCCGATCCGGCAGCGACCTCCGTGGTCCGCTTCCTGGTCGACGCCTGGGGGCAGGAGGAGCAACGCGGACTCCAGTCGACGCTCCGCCGACTTGCGGTGCGGAACGGAGGCGCGACCCTCATCGCCACCCTCGTCGCCGACGGCTCGAAGGTCGACGAGGAAGCTCGGGACACAGCCGTATCCGTGCTCCACGACGCTGCCCTTGACCTGGACCACGAGGCAGCGGTGGCCCTGGCCCGGATGGGGGACGAGCGGGGCGTCAAGATCCTCGCCGAAACGGCGGAACAGCACCGCAGCCTGGACTATCGTCTGAACGCCGCACGTGGTCTCGCCGACCTCGGCGACCCGCGTGGCATTAAGGCGCTGCGGGCCATGGCGGCCGACTCCACCGGACGGGGCACCATCGCGGCCGCCGAAGAACTGGTGCGACGAGGCGACCCGTACGGGACCAGTGTCCTCGTCAGGATCGCGAGGGGCCCCGAGGACGCTGCGGCGCTCTGGCTCGAAGCCGCCAGGACCATGCTCCGGCTTCAGCTCTCGAAAGGCACCGAAGTTCTGCTGGCCCGGCTCACCGACACCGGCGCATCGAGCAGCGCGCGGATCCAGGCGGCCCAGCACTTGGACGGACGACATGCCGGGACGATCGCGGAGACGCTGACGGAACTGATCCGTGGCGGACCGCCGCCGGACGACTCCCTCAGGGCCCTCAGCCTGCTGCCGTCGCTCTTTCACCGCAATCCGCAGGGGGACGCCGTGCTCGGCGGCCTGGCCGAGGATCCGCGGCTGCCCGTGCGGGTGCGGATCGAGGCGGCACGGTCCGTCCACGACGCCGAGCGGCGCGAGCGGCTGCTGATGGCCGCAGTTGCGGATCCCGACGCGACTTCCGCACTGAAGTTGCAAGCCCTGGAACACCTACCGGCCGTGAAGGGCCGCCACATCACGGACATGCTGCTGTCGATCGTCAACGATCACTCCGTCTCGATCGACGTCCGGTGCTCCGCCGCGCACCGGCTGCCGTCGTCCCCCGAACCCCGGGCCAGGATCCAAGAGGCTCTGACGGCCCTGCTGACCCACCCTGAACTGCCTCAGCGCCGACGCAGCGCGCTGCTGGAATACACGGCTTCCTGGTGGCTTCCCCCAGCCGCCGGAGGACTCCACGCACCGGACACATCGCCCTGGTGGTCCGTCACGGTCAGCACGATGATCACCGATGGCCCACGGGACGAGGGCGAGTGCCGGGAACTCATCACGCAGTTGGGCCACGCCGGGGCCTGGTCCCAGCTGACGCTGCTGGCCGAGACCCAGCCCCTCTCCGGCAGGCTGCGTCTGCTCGCCGCACGCCGGGCCACGGCCATCACCGCCCGGCAGGGCCCCCGGGGCGATGTGAGACTCGCCCTCGCACGGAGTCTGAGCCTTGATCCGCGCTATCGCCTTCTGGCTTTCGGTGAGGTCGCGTGGGACGTGAGCGTGCGCATGGCCGTCCGCTCGGCCGACCTCACGCGGGTCGTCGCAGACGGCCTGACCGAGTTCGCGCGGGTCGTCGTGGACGCGGTGCGCACTGCGGTCGACTGGGTGCTGACCGCGCTGATCCGGCTGCCCTTCATCGCCCTTCTCGCCGTCCTGCCGTTCGCCGTGGCGGTGGCGGCCAACGCGTTCGGGACCGCCTGCATGGCCCCGGACCCGCCCGAGGACTGGAAGTTGCGGGTGTACTTCGGGGTGACCGCCCTCCTGGTCACCACGCTGTATCTCGGGGCTAGCGGGACCTGCGGAATGAGGCGAAAGGGACGCAAGGTCATTCTGTACGGCCTGCTGGCGGGGGCCGGATTCGGTCTGCTACGGCTGCCGGAACCGGCGATCCTCAACGACATGGGCACGTATCTCGCGGCGGTGATTCCCTGGGACAGACCCTGGCAGATCTGA
- a CDS encoding GNAT family N-acetyltransferase has protein sequence MRHFRHGHLPEGFRQLLIDVHADAYADQMDDPFNQRFDWFVEHWSSAEGFTCVVAYDGDQPAGFAYGAPATPGREWWRDAKYEPKAGRTSTYSVSELMVRPKWRKQGISERLHEALLKERTEDLAVLLVEVDHPKVQALYESWGYVKVGERQPFADSPLFAVMVKDLPG, from the coding sequence ATGCGCCACTTCCGGCACGGACACCTTCCCGAAGGATTCCGGCAGCTACTTATCGATGTTCATGCCGACGCCTATGCCGACCAGATGGACGACCCGTTCAACCAGCGCTTTGACTGGTTCGTGGAGCACTGGTCGAGTGCCGAGGGATTCACGTGCGTCGTGGCGTACGACGGAGACCAACCTGCAGGCTTCGCCTACGGCGCTCCGGCCACGCCCGGCCGGGAGTGGTGGCGAGATGCCAAGTACGAGCCGAAGGCCGGTCGAACTTCCACGTACTCGGTGTCCGAACTCATGGTGCGCCCCAAGTGGCGCAAGCAGGGCATCTCCGAACGACTTCATGAAGCCCTGCTGAAGGAGCGCACTGAAGACCTAGCTGTCCTCCTGGTCGAGGTGGACCACCCCAAAGTTCAGGCGCTGTACGAGTCATGGGGCTACGTGAAGGTCGGGGAACGACAGCCCTTTGCCGACTCCCCACTGTTCGCCGTCATGGTTAAGGACCTGCCAGGCTGA
- a CDS encoding AIPR family protein, which produces MTSVQNNDQRLLDRILEDQHRKLAPDKSRDDFFTFFAADKALQDWDLDNDEIMDGIVDGAHDCGIDGIWTFVDERYVTADAHQFLPSRAGKIELVILQAKTSTGYQETVVEKLHFHLPTLLDMSRDEDDLVAHTNAKLLDRTRRFLHILEELASSFPQVRIKVIYANKAAETPHPNVKAKGDRLRRELSKITSDTKADLEYLNAADLRERTARGAKAVAQLVFTETPMSTSLGEGYVCLARLDEYYRFITSDNEALRLELFESNVRDYAGSTAVNNAIGETLKSGTGEDFWWFNNGVTVVADAAQIAGKRIVVKEPQIVNGLQTSHEIYSYFQSGGQHRDRSLLVKIVVAPESGTARDRIIRATNSQTQLPAGALRATEAIQKDIEESLGHAGGYYYERRASYYRNLGFPLDRVVSMTRLAREFTAFVQREPHTALRHSDALLLDDQHYSQIFSSRHDLDIYRLCLDVHTRLRAFLAPYAEDRPLLGETLENWLYPLAAMSAHTLTRLRQPTLRDLLNIDLLHLTDDLMSRMAGTLEQNFKSALRQSKAGGVDRIARTPDFTAKLRQAVISQSRYQIER; this is translated from the coding sequence ATGACATCCGTACAGAACAACGACCAGCGACTGCTCGACCGCATCCTGGAGGACCAGCACCGGAAGTTGGCACCGGACAAGAGCAGGGACGACTTCTTCACCTTCTTCGCTGCCGACAAGGCTCTGCAGGACTGGGACCTCGACAACGACGAAATCATGGACGGCATCGTTGACGGTGCCCACGACTGCGGCATCGACGGCATCTGGACCTTCGTTGACGAGCGCTACGTCACTGCTGACGCCCATCAGTTCCTGCCGTCGCGCGCCGGCAAGATCGAATTAGTGATCCTGCAAGCCAAGACCTCGACGGGCTACCAGGAGACCGTGGTCGAGAAGCTCCACTTCCACCTGCCCACTCTGCTGGACATGAGCCGGGATGAAGATGACCTGGTCGCACACACTAACGCCAAGCTTCTAGACCGTACACGGCGCTTCCTGCACATCCTCGAAGAGCTGGCGTCATCCTTCCCGCAGGTACGCATCAAGGTGATCTACGCGAACAAGGCCGCCGAGACGCCGCACCCCAATGTGAAGGCCAAGGGAGACCGGCTGCGGCGCGAGCTCTCAAAAATCACTTCGGACACCAAGGCAGATCTGGAGTACCTCAACGCCGCTGATCTCCGCGAACGCACCGCCCGAGGCGCCAAGGCCGTCGCTCAGTTGGTGTTCACCGAAACCCCGATGAGCACCTCCCTCGGCGAGGGATACGTATGTCTGGCCCGTCTGGACGAGTACTACCGCTTCATCACCTCGGACAACGAAGCCCTGCGCCTGGAGTTGTTCGAATCAAACGTGCGTGACTACGCCGGGTCCACCGCGGTGAACAACGCCATCGGCGAGACACTCAAGTCCGGCACGGGCGAGGACTTCTGGTGGTTCAACAACGGCGTCACCGTCGTCGCCGACGCCGCCCAGATCGCAGGCAAAAGGATCGTCGTCAAAGAGCCGCAGATCGTCAACGGCCTGCAGACCAGTCATGAGATCTACAGCTACTTCCAAAGCGGCGGCCAGCACCGCGATCGCTCTCTGCTGGTCAAGATCGTGGTCGCACCCGAGTCCGGCACCGCCCGCGACCGCATCATCCGGGCTACGAACAGCCAGACACAGCTGCCGGCGGGCGCCCTGCGAGCCACCGAGGCAATCCAGAAAGATATCGAAGAGAGCCTGGGCCACGCTGGTGGCTACTACTACGAACGCCGGGCCAGCTACTACCGCAACCTCGGCTTCCCTCTCGATCGGGTCGTCAGCATGACCCGGCTGGCTCGGGAGTTCACCGCCTTCGTCCAGCGCGAGCCGCACACCGCGCTGCGACACTCGGACGCACTGCTGCTGGACGACCAGCACTACTCTCAGATCTTCTCCTCTCGCCACGACCTGGACATCTACCGCCTCTGTCTGGACGTCCACACCCGCCTACGAGCCTTCCTTGCTCCGTACGCCGAAGACCGCCCGCTGCTGGGAGAAACTCTGGAGAACTGGCTCTACCCGCTGGCAGCCATGTCCGCCCACACGCTCACTCGGCTGAGGCAGCCCACCCTGCGGGACCTGCTCAACATCGATCTTCTACATCTCACCGATGACCTCATGTCCCGTATGGCGGGCACTCTGGAACAAAACTTCAAGAGCGCCCTGCGGCAGAGCAAGGCCGGCGGTGTCGACCGCATCGCGCGCACACCAGACTTCACCGCCAAACTCCGCCAGGCCGTCATCTCCCAAAGCCGTTACCAAATCGAACGCTAA